From the Candidatus Bathyarchaeota archaeon genome, one window contains:
- a CDS encoding nucleoside monophosphate kinase: MKAIIFGAPGSGKGTYAARLKEKLDINIISMGDIFREMLQEDSILGRIIKSYVEAGLLVPDIIALEVLKDRIAKIPNGNGFILDGYPRTLAQADSLSDIAEIDVIIQLIVPDWLIIERLTSRRICKKCGAVYNLKFLKPKTEGVCDKCGGSLYQRPDDNAQVIKMRLDIYECETSPLIRYYKNRKVPFIVHTASTTQTPPESVVDKFIAELKNYNLV, translated from the coding sequence ATGAAAGCGATAATCTTTGGTGCCCCAGGCTCTGGAAAAGGCACCTACGCCGCGAGGCTCAAAGAGAAGCTGGACATCAACATTATATCCATGGGGGACATTTTCCGGGAAATGCTGCAGGAAGACTCCATTTTAGGGCGCATAATCAAAAGTTACGTGGAGGCGGGGCTGCTGGTTCCCGATATCATCGCATTAGAAGTTCTCAAAGACCGCATTGCCAAAATTCCTAACGGCAACGGCTTCATCTTAGACGGTTACCCACGAACTCTGGCGCAGGCTGACTCCCTAAGCGACATAGCCGAAATCGACGTCATCATACAACTCATCGTGCCCGACTGGCTAATTATCGAACGCCTAACCTCTAGGCGCATATGCAAAAAATGCGGCGCCGTCTACAACCTCAAATTCTTAAAACCCAAAACCGAAGGTGTCTGCGACAAATGCGGCGGTTCACTGTATCAGCGTCCCGACGACAACGCGCAAGTCATAAAGATGCGTCTAGACATCTACGAATGCGAAACAAGCCCCCTCATACGCTACTACAAAAACCGCAAAGTCCCCTTCATCGTACACACTGCCTCTACAACACAAACCCCCCCCGAATCCGTAGTCGACAAATTCATCGCAGAACTAAAAAACTACAACCTCGTCTAA
- a CDS encoding archease, translating into MEAKEMGDFSGQFEFLEHTADAFVAAYGKTMEEAFGNAALAMFEVMTDTKRVVAEQRVEVVVEAQDEYALIYNWLEKLLVEAEVEGLLFSKFKVHSIQQTKKGFRVEASVWGEAFDPQRHTQKVGVKAVTYHQMEISKEEGKVKLVFLLDI; encoded by the coding sequence TTGGAGGCTAAAGAAATGGGTGATTTTTCGGGGCAGTTTGAGTTTTTGGAGCATACAGCAGATGCGTTTGTTGCAGCGTATGGAAAGACTATGGAGGAGGCGTTTGGGAATGCGGCGTTGGCAATGTTTGAGGTTATGACGGATACAAAGAGGGTTGTTGCAGAGCAGAGGGTGGAGGTTGTGGTTGAGGCGCAGGATGAGTATGCGTTGATTTATAATTGGCTTGAGAAGCTGCTGGTGGAAGCTGAAGTTGAAGGCTTACTGTTTTCCAAGTTCAAGGTGCACAGCATCCAACAAACAAAGAAGGGTTTTAGGGTGGAGGCGTCAGTTTGGGGCGAAGCATTTGACCCGCAAAGGCACACGCAAAAAGTTGGCGTGAAAGCAGTGACGTATCACCAGATGGAAATTAGTAAAGAAGAGGGGAAAGTGAAGCTGGTTTTTCTGTTGGATATCTGA
- a CDS encoding M42 family metallopeptidase, with protein MSFTENLEKLSNACGVAGREEETRKLLIEMLKPYVDEVSVDRLGNVISVKKGKEGKPKVMLAAHMDEVGLMIKNITKEGFLKFIKMGGIDDRILLAQQVNVHTENATLPGVVGAKPPHIQKEDERKKIVTYDNLFIDIGASSKEEAQKMGVKVGDPVAFDAKYVQVGKDIGMGKAFDDRVGCAAMVEAMKQLGDTNCTVYAVGTIQEEVGLRGAGAAAFGVDPDVAIALDVTVAGDVPGVREFDTSVKLGKGPAITVTDAGLITHPKVLRWFMDAAAENNIDYQLETGLMGSTDAARISLTRQGIPSGTISIPARYIHSPTGLINLNDSKNAAKLAAATIQKIQNIP; from the coding sequence TTGTCGTTTACTGAGAATTTAGAGAAGCTTTCTAATGCCTGCGGCGTGGCGGGCAGAGAAGAGGAAACACGAAAACTTTTGATAGAGATGCTAAAGCCGTATGTTGATGAGGTCAGCGTGGATCGGCTTGGGAACGTAATATCCGTAAAAAAGGGCAAGGAAGGCAAGCCCAAAGTTATGCTGGCAGCGCACATGGACGAAGTTGGCTTGATGATAAAAAACATAACCAAAGAGGGCTTTTTGAAGTTCATAAAAATGGGTGGCATAGACGACCGCATACTCTTAGCCCAACAGGTCAACGTGCACACTGAAAACGCCACATTACCAGGTGTTGTAGGCGCTAAACCCCCGCACATACAAAAAGAAGATGAACGCAAAAAAATCGTCACCTACGATAACCTGTTCATAGATATCGGTGCGTCAAGTAAAGAAGAAGCCCAAAAGATGGGGGTTAAAGTCGGAGACCCTGTAGCGTTTGATGCAAAGTACGTGCAGGTCGGCAAGGATATAGGCATGGGTAAAGCGTTTGATGACCGCGTGGGATGCGCCGCTATGGTGGAAGCTATGAAGCAACTGGGCGACACGAACTGCACGGTGTATGCAGTTGGCACCATCCAAGAAGAGGTAGGTCTGCGAGGGGCAGGAGCCGCCGCTTTTGGAGTAGACCCCGACGTAGCCATAGCATTAGACGTAACCGTTGCAGGCGATGTCCCCGGCGTACGAGAATTTGACACCTCCGTAAAACTGGGCAAAGGACCCGCCATAACCGTCACCGACGCAGGACTCATAACCCACCCCAAAGTTCTACGGTGGTTCATGGACGCCGCAGCCGAAAACAACATCGACTACCAACTGGAAACAGGCTTAATGGGCAGCACCGACGCCGCACGCATATCCCTAACAAGACAAGGCATACCCAGCGGAACCATATCCATACCAGCCAGGTACATACACAGCCCCACAGGACTAATCAACCTCAACGACAGCAAAAACGCAGCCAAACTAGCAGCCGCCACCATACAAAAAATCCAAAACATCCCCTAA
- a CDS encoding methylenetetrahydromethanopterin dehydrogenase — MAQPSFKTVFVFLDTDKYCSPFDMLVAIDAFPDSMIFKYENVNGEDAAKIVFDALFPRGPMGAAHTKIFINGSNFDMVKEVVEATQKCMASAPWGNSIIVDPRGAYSTAAGAVAKTLGLSLSKGLGELAGKKVTVLAGTGPVGQTAARIYAAEKADVTITSRTMAKGQAIADKINAEAGETRVKVVEVSKPEQTAAAVKDAEIILAAGAGGIQLLSAADLKAAPNCKIVADINAIKPLGVEGLGVNDDGKDLPSGVFGIGALAIGKLKIKIETAMIKQAAEAASGLFDYSIAYTIGKKKILKQLEKAKKA; from the coding sequence ATGGCACAACCAAGTTTCAAAACAGTTTTTGTTTTCTTAGACACCGACAAGTATTGCAGTCCCTTTGACATGCTTGTCGCCATAGACGCATTCCCAGACTCCATGATATTCAAATACGAAAACGTCAACGGCGAAGACGCAGCAAAAATCGTCTTTGACGCCCTCTTTCCACGCGGACCTATGGGAGCAGCACACACAAAAATCTTCATCAACGGGAGCAACTTTGACATGGTCAAAGAAGTCGTTGAAGCAACCCAAAAATGCATGGCATCGGCTCCTTGGGGAAACAGCATCATCGTAGACCCCCGCGGCGCCTACTCAACAGCAGCTGGCGCGGTCGCTAAAACTTTGGGTCTTTCCCTCTCTAAAGGTCTAGGTGAGTTGGCAGGCAAAAAAGTCACTGTGCTCGCAGGCACTGGTCCTGTCGGTCAAACAGCAGCACGCATCTACGCCGCAGAAAAAGCAGACGTCACCATAACCTCACGCACCATGGCTAAAGGCCAAGCAATCGCAGACAAAATCAACGCCGAAGCAGGCGAAACCCGCGTCAAAGTCGTGGAAGTTAGCAAGCCTGAGCAAACCGCCGCTGCCGTAAAAGACGCCGAAATCATTCTTGCCGCAGGCGCAGGAGGCATCCAGCTACTAAGCGCAGCCGACCTGAAAGCAGCACCAAACTGCAAAATCGTAGCCGACATCAACGCGATTAAACCCCTAGGCGTAGAAGGCTTAGGCGTAAACGACGACGGCAAAGACCTGCCCTCTGGTGTATTTGGCATAGGTGCACTAGCAATTGGCAAACTGAAAATCAAAATCGAAACCGCCATGATCAAGCAAGCAGCAGAAGCCGCCTCTGGACTCTTCGACTACTCCATTGCTTATACCATAGGCAAAAAGAAAATCCTCAAACAACTAGAAAAAGCCAAGAAAGCTTAA